TATAATCTAAACGCGTCGGACCGTATTTTTTGTCCGTCACGAGGGGGTTCGTATCAGGATTGTAAGTGAACTCTTTGCCATCCAAAGCATCTGTGTAGCCCACGTCTCTGAAAATCTTGAGCGTTTCAGAATCATAGCTATCATTGCAGTCACCAATGATGACCACCGGCAAGCCTTCGGATTTTTTTGCAATCATATAGAGAACAAACTTCGCCTGAATCAGGCGATTCGGACGAGCTTCACTGAATGGGCTAAAGTGAACATTAACGACCATCACTTCACCGCTGTCTGTTTGGAAGATGCCCATGTTCATATACTGACGCGAGAACATTTTTGTCGCCGGCAATTCAAACGACTCGAAGTTACGGCCCGGAAGCCCCCCGATCAGTGCAAGACCTTCATTCATCACACCAAACTCGTTGGTGTTCTGATAAATGCCCTTGTAGCCAGTAAGCCTTGTAAGTTCATCGAAAATGTTTTCTGAAAGAGACCAGCGAGCGGCTTCTTGAACACCCAAGATCTGAGGCAGAGTTCCCGTAGCAACTTCAGCGCGAAGATGCTCTAAGCGCGTGGGATAAGCAGTTCTGTAGTGATAAAGATTTTGGGTACCAACGCTGAAAGCTTGGGCCATAGACTGGAATCCTAGAATGAGGAGAACTGCAAGGAGAGCTCTTTCCATGCCGGTACTGTCGAAAAACCCGGCATGGTTGTCAATTGCAATCCCGTTTAATATAGAACATTTCTCATCTGACGGACTTTTTTCAACGTCTTCTGCAATAGCTTGGATTTAGAGTAGTGCATTTCGACCTCCACCATCACGTCTTGTTGCTTTTCGGCAAAAGCTTGCTGGATAGCCACAAGGCGTCCATTGCCGTCAAAGACAACCGCATCCCCGTTGTCGGCACGAATGGCCCGCATGGAGTTTTTTGAAGGCATGATGGAGTTAAGAGTATTCTCATCCAAATGAATATGAGTGTCTGCAGCCTGAGGAAGCGTCTGAAGAGCCTTCGTGCGTTTATCGAGTTTCTCCAAAGCAGCTCCACGAGTGATCGGATGGATGGGCTTTAATTGACTCAGAGGAATCAGCTCTTTCTTCACTTCCTTTGTCGTCGACATAATCAGTCCGCGGAGCGCGACCGCATACGGGGCCGAAGAATCGAGTTCCTTCAACTCACGCATCTTATCAGCATAATAGGTCAGAGGGTTGTACTTACCAGGGGCAGTTTGATTAAGCGTAATTGCCGGCGCAAAAGCCGAGTGGCAGGCCACCTCGGATTGGGCAAAAGCCAACGGAGCCAGGAGCAAAACCAGCATCAGAGCAATAAATCCGCGAAGGACGTTCATCAGAAAATTTCTCATGCCCGGAGAGATGCAAGCCAAAGGCCCGACCATCTCAAATATATAATACTTGAAGGACCTTTAGCTGTTGATGCTCTTGGCGGTGAACAAAGATTGTCGTCGCTAACTACTAGATACTACAGATTTTTTGGAAGGAAGCCACTTCCAGCGAAGCGCCCCCTACAAGGAACCCATCGACGTGGGGAAGGGCCGCAAGGCCGCCAGCATTGTCCGGTTTTACACTGCCACCGTAGAGAATCGGCGCTGTAAAACCAAGGCCTTTCAGGATTTCAAAGACGTCTTTGTGAGTCTCTTGCACTTGCTCCGGCGTTGCCACTTTACCGGTGCCGATCGCCCAAACAGGCTCATAAGCCACCACGAGCGGCTTTGATTTGTCCGCTTTCGCAAGCCCTTGAGTCAGCTGAGTTTTCAAAACGTCTTTGGTGTGGTTGCCTTCGCGCTCTTGCAAAGTTTCACCGATACAAAGCATCGGGACAAGACCTTGGCTCTGTGTGAACGCCACTTTGTCGGCAAGCAGTTCGTTCTTTTCGCCAAACAACTGACGACGCTCACTGTGCCCGATCAGAACATACTTCGCGCCGAGCTCTTTCACCACAGCGACCGAGTTTTCACCTGTGAAGGCACCCGTTGCTTGAGTGTAAGCGTTTTGCACGCCGAAATTGAGAGGGTATTTTACATTGAGTTTTTGAATTGAAGTGCTTGCCGCCTCAAGAGAAATTGCTGACGGAAAAAACACCACTTCATTTTTGCCGCTACCCTGGAAAGCTTCACCCCATTGAGCGAAAAATTCACGAGTCTCTTTGGGAGATTTAAAAAGCTTCCAGTTAGCAGCAAAAATTTTCATGTATTAATCCAGTTCCGGGCCTCTGGCCCTACACATCTTCGCTGTCGCGATCCTATCTGATACGTGCACGAAGAATTTCAAGACCTGGCAAACGATCCCCTTGGAGATATTCCAAGCTCGCGCCACCACCTGTAGAAATGTGAGTCATCTTGTCTGCATAACCAGAAGCTTCCGCCGCCGCTGCAGAGTCACCGCCACCCACGATCTTGTTACCCGTGTTTTCTGCCAACGCTTTCGCAATGGCGAAAGTGCCTTTAGAAAACTCCGGAGTTTCAAAAACGCCCATAGGACCGTTCCAGAAAACCGTCGCCGCTTCACTCAACGCGACGGTGTAAGCACGTTGTGTTTTCGGGCCGATGTCGACACCCAGTTCATTGTCAGGAATATTCACATCGTTCGTCACATGTGCTGATTTTGTATCGCTGATAGACGTCGTTACAACGTGATCCACAGGCAAAAGCAAAGTCTTGTCACGGGCTTCAATACGCTCGATCATTTGACGTGCGTAATTCAGCTTATCGGTTTCAACCAATGATTTACCGATGTTGTGGCCTTTTGCTTTCAAGAAAGTATAAGCCATCGCGCCACCGATGATGAAGCCATCAACGATATCAAGGAACTTCTCGATCACCGCAATTTTGTCAGACACCTTAGATCCACCAAGAACTGCCAAGTAAGGACGTTTTGGATTTTCCAAAAGGCTTTCCAACATTGTGATTTCTTTTTCGATCAAGAAACCAATCGCTTTTTCTTTCATGATATTTGGCAAAGCATGAATGCTCGCGTGCGCTCTGTGAGAAGCCCCGAAAGCATCGTTCACGTAAACGTCAGAGTAGCCAGCCCATACTGTTGCCAACTCTTCGCTGTCTTTCGTTTCGCCCGGAGCAAAACGCACGTTTTCCAAAAGGAGCAACTGATTCTTTTTCAAGTTTTGCAAGAGCGCCTTGATACCGTCGCTCTCGATGTCTTCCCAAAGGATGACTTCCGACTTGAGGAGCTCAGACATACGCTTTGCTACCGGCTCCAAAGAGAACTGGCGATCGGCTTCAGATTTCGGACGGCCCAAGTGAGAGCACATGACGATCTTTGCGCCTTTTTCCATCAAGTACTGAACCGTCGGCAAGCTCGCTACGATACGAGTCTCGTCCGTGATTTTTCCGTCCTCGAGAGGAACGTTCAAATCCAAACGGAGGAAAACAACTTTCCCCGTTACGTCCATTTCACGAACTGTCTTAATCCCTTTAAGTCCCTTGTTTGCCATCGATTACATTCCCTTAGAAGCCATGTATTGAGCAACGTCGACCATGCGGTTCGAGAAGCCAGTTTCGTTATCGTACCAAGCAAGAACTTTCACCATGCGCGGGCCTACAACCATCGTAGAAGCCAAGTCTACGATGGAAGAGTGTGTGTTGCCGTTAAAGTCGATAGAAACCAATTCAGAAGTCTCAACCGCAAGGATGCCTTTCAAAGCGCCTTTAGAAGCTTCGATCAAAGCGTTGTTCACAGCTTCTTTCGTCACGTCTGTTTTGGCTTGGAAAGTGAAATCCACCAAGCTCACGTTCGGAGTTGGCACGCGCACAGAGGTGCCGTCGATTTTGCCTTTGAGTTCCGGCAACACAAGGCCCACGTTTTTCGCAGCACCGGTTGTTGTAGGAATCATGCTCACCGCTGCTGCACGAGCACGGCGCAAATCTTTGTGAGGAGCATCCAAAATTTTCTGATCGTTCGTGTAAGAGTGGATCGTCATCATTGTGCCATGATCGATACCGAATTTATCATTCAAAACTTTTGCGAGAGGTGCCAAGCAGTTTGTCGTGCAAGACGCGTTTGATACGACTGTGTGTTTTGCAGCATCGTACTGAGTGTGGTTGATCCCGTAAACCAAAGTGAGGTCCGCACCTTTTTCAGCAGGGCCAGAAACCATGACTTTTTTCGCGCCGGCTTGAATGTGTTGTGTGAACTCTTCTTTTGTTTTGAAAGCGCCTGTGCAATCCAAAACCAAGTCAACGCCCCACGCTTTCCAAGGAATCTCAGCAGGGTTGCGAGTTTTAGACACGTGAATCTTTTTGCCGTTCACGATCAAGTTTTCACCGTCGTGAGAAACATCCGCACCGAAACGGCCGTGAGCCGAGTCATACTTCAGCAAGTGAGCATCACCCTCGATGCTGTCCAACGTGTTGATACCGACGATGTCGAGTTTTTCAAAACCAGCTCTGAAAAATACACGACCGATACGACCGAAACCATTAATACCAACACGCAATTTTGCCATAGTTAGGACTCCTGAAAAAATAGGGATTTAAGTGGCCCCAATCTGAGCCAAACCGCCCTAAAAATCAACAGAAGGTACACTGTTCCTTACTCGGATGCGCCGTGCCATTACGCTCTCCTCGACCCTGCCACCTAAGACTGGCGCTTTCCCCTGTAAACTGAGAGTATTTACCAGAACGTAGACACTGAATTCGGGACTGATTTTGACATGAAATGCATTCTCTGTGAGTCGACTAGAACTGCCGCTTTTGCCGTGGAAAAGAAACCGGCGCGCAATTACTTCCACTGCGACCAGTGCGACCTCATTTTTATGGATCCCGATGAGCGCCTGCTGCCTGAGCAGGAAAAAGCCCGCTACGACCAGCACCAGAACGAAGACACCAGCGGATACCGTCAGTTTTTAGCTCCTCTGATTCAGGACATTCAAAACTACAGCGTGATGCTTGGTAAACACGCACCGGACGTGAAAATCCTCGATTACGGGTGTGGCCCGACAGCATTTTTGGGCTCGATGCTCAGCGAGCTTGCTTACAGGCCCGCGAACTATGACCCGTTCTACCTCACTGACCAGAAACCGCTGCAAACAAGCTACGACGTGATCACCAGCACCGAGGTGTGGGAACATTTCCATCACCCGCGCGAAGAAATCACTCAGCTCATGAAGATTTTAAAAACCTTCGGTTTGCTGGCCGTGATGACGGCCGCCCACCCGGGTGTTGGGCTTTTCCACGATTGGCAGTATCGCCGCGATTTGACCCATGTGATTTTCTTTACTGAAAAAACCATGCGCTGGATCGCCGACCACTTCAATTTGGATCTGATCAAAGCGCAAACCCCATACTGGGTTTTCCAGAAAAAGGCTTAATGATGTCTCTGCAAACCTACGCCCTTCGCTTAAAACCCGGTCAGGATCTGAAAAAAGAACTCGCCAACTTCTGCCAAGCAAACAAACTACAAGCGTCGACGATCGTCTCAGGAGTTGGCAGTCTCAAGGTCGCAGAAATGCGCCTCGCTGATGAAAAGCAGAAG
The sequence above is drawn from the Bdellovibrionales bacterium genome and encodes:
- a CDS encoding triose-phosphate isomerase; protein product: MKIFAANWKLFKSPKETREFFAQWGEAFQGSGKNEVVFFPSAISLEAASTSIQKLNVKYPLNFGVQNAYTQATGAFTGENSVAVVKELGAKYVLIGHSERRQLFGEKNELLADKVAFTQSQGLVPMLCIGETLQEREGNHTKDVLKTQLTQGLAKADKSKPLVVAYEPVWAIGTGKVATPEQVQETHKDVFEILKGLGFTAPILYGGSVKPDNAGGLAALPHVDGFLVGGASLEVASFQKICSI
- a CDS encoding class I SAM-dependent methyltransferase, with amino-acid sequence MKCILCESTRTAAFAVEKKPARNYFHCDQCDLIFMDPDERLLPEQEKARYDQHQNEDTSGYRQFLAPLIQDIQNYSVMLGKHAPDVKILDYGCGPTAFLGSMLSELAYRPANYDPFYLTDQKPLQTSYDVITSTEVWEHFHHPREEITQLMKILKTFGLLAVMTAAHPGVGLFHDWQYRRDLTHVIFFTEKTMRWIADHFNLDLIKAQTPYWVFQKKA
- the gap gene encoding type I glyceraldehyde-3-phosphate dehydrogenase; the protein is MAKLRVGINGFGRIGRVFFRAGFEKLDIVGINTLDSIEGDAHLLKYDSAHGRFGADVSHDGENLIVNGKKIHVSKTRNPAEIPWKAWGVDLVLDCTGAFKTKEEFTQHIQAGAKKVMVSGPAEKGADLTLVYGINHTQYDAAKHTVVSNASCTTNCLAPLAKVLNDKFGIDHGTMMTIHSYTNDQKILDAPHKDLRRARAAAVSMIPTTTGAAKNVGLVLPELKGKIDGTSVRVPTPNVSLVDFTFQAKTDVTKEAVNNALIEASKGALKGILAVETSELVSIDFNGNTHSSIVDLASTMVVGPRMVKVLAWYDNETGFSNRMVDVAQYMASKGM
- a CDS encoding phosphoglycerate kinase; protein product: MANKGLKGIKTVREMDVTGKVVFLRLDLNVPLEDGKITDETRIVASLPTVQYLMEKGAKIVMCSHLGRPKSEADRQFSLEPVAKRMSELLKSEVILWEDIESDGIKALLQNLKKNQLLLLENVRFAPGETKDSEELATVWAGYSDVYVNDAFGASHRAHASIHALPNIMKEKAIGFLIEKEITMLESLLENPKRPYLAVLGGSKVSDKIAVIEKFLDIVDGFIIGGAMAYTFLKAKGHNIGKSLVETDKLNYARQMIERIEARDKTLLLPVDHVVTTSISDTKSAHVTNDVNIPDNELGVDIGPKTQRAYTVALSEAATVFWNGPMGVFETPEFSKGTFAIAKALAENTGNKIVGGGDSAAAAEASGYADKMTHISTGGGASLEYLQGDRLPGLEILRARIR